Proteins encoded within one genomic window of Bacteroides sedimenti:
- a CDS encoding DUF3871 family protein, whose product MEALQIIANNGTVRRASSFNEYAEDAQIITDEPIIRKANHFIEANTQEVTLQHLVKDCIIPVFSKDNELTISHPQFIETVYDAAQSFFSRERIEQPEIRTSHVVKGRIPQAIHKPANQLLESDKTIYYERAAFSIDIPTVYETVEGNRLNLSVTGVRAFNRESLFSKKSAERFSVAIGFKNQVCCNMCVSTDGLKNDIRVTSSRDLYQAILELFNQYNPAKHIHLMQSLGDSHLSEHQFCQILGKMRLYQCLPQGYQKRLPRMLLTDSQINNVARSYISDENFGSLGNDLNMWKFYNLLTGSNKSSYIDSFLDRSLNATEIAQGINNALHGDEQFKWFID is encoded by the coding sequence ATGGAAGCATTACAGATTATCGCCAACAATGGCACAGTTAGGAGAGCAAGTAGTTTTAATGAGTACGCAGAAGATGCACAGATTATCACAGATGAACCCATTATAAGGAAAGCTAATCATTTCATAGAGGCAAATACACAAGAAGTAACATTACAGCACCTTGTAAAAGACTGCATTATTCCTGTGTTTAGCAAGGACAACGAATTAACAATCTCTCATCCACAATTTATAGAAACGGTCTATGACGCAGCACAGAGTTTCTTTAGTAGGGAGAGAATTGAGCAACCAGAGATCAGGACTTCACATGTGGTAAAAGGTCGCATTCCACAAGCAATTCACAAACCTGCTAACCAATTATTAGAATCTGATAAGACTATATACTATGAACGAGCAGCTTTTAGCATTGATATTCCAACCGTTTATGAGACAGTTGAAGGAAATAGGCTAAACTTATCAGTTACGGGAGTACGAGCCTTCAATAGAGAGTCTCTTTTTAGTAAGAAGTCAGCAGAACGTTTTTCTGTTGCTATTGGTTTCAAGAATCAGGTTTGTTGCAATATGTGTGTCAGTACGGACGGATTGAAGAACGATATAAGAGTTACAAGCAGCAGAGATTTATACCAAGCTATTTTGGAACTGTTTAATCAGTACAATCCTGCTAAACATATCCACTTAATGCAATCATTAGGAGATTCTCATTTATCAGAACATCAATTCTGCCAGATTTTAGGAAAGATGAGATTATATCAGTGCTTGCCACAAGGTTACCAGAAACGATTACCTAGAATGTTGCTTACTGATTCACAGATAAACAATGTAGCTAGGTCTTATATCAGTGATGAGAACTTTGGTTCATTAGGGAATGATCTGAATATGTGGAAATTCTACAATCTTTTAACAGGAAGCAATAAGAGTTCATATATAGATTCATTCTTAGACCGTTCTTTGAATGCTACAGAAATTGCACAAGGAATTAATAACGCGCTGCACGGAGATGAACAGTTTAAATGGTTCATTGATTGA
- a CDS encoding site-specific integrase, with translation MSVTVNVLCYKSKTLSNGENPLMIRVCKDGTKKYKSLGISINPVYWDFEKSKPKNNCPNKELINKIIANKSKEFSEQIVKLKSEDKDFTSSKLVEDVQGKVKSRTVNSLFLEQIQRLREEGRLGYMLSTQQVYNSLIRFNKHLNIYFSDIDVIWLKRYETWLRSEQLAENTIGIRFRTLRTIYNLAIEVNIVKAEYYPFKSFKVSKLHQATAKRAINKDEIFKVINYNVASCCFYKRMAVDLFTFSYLMGGINFVDIAFLTKDNLNDSRLVYVRRKTKKLIKLPLQEKAIHIIQNYHSENRKYLFPILFDSHKTDMQKRYRVHDVIADINRHLKDIGKELGIPIDLTTYVARHSFATVLKRSGVSTSIISESLGHSSEKVTQIYLDSFDNSQMKDAMRNLL, from the coding sequence ATGAGTGTTACAGTTAATGTACTATGTTACAAGTCTAAAACTCTTTCAAATGGTGAAAATCCATTAATGATTCGTGTGTGTAAGGATGGTACTAAGAAGTACAAAAGTTTGGGAATTTCTATAAACCCTGTCTATTGGGATTTTGAGAAGAGTAAGCCTAAAAACAATTGTCCTAACAAGGAGCTTATTAACAAGATTATAGCAAATAAGAGTAAGGAGTTCTCAGAACAAATTGTTAAACTAAAATCTGAAGATAAAGACTTCACTTCCAGTAAACTAGTAGAAGATGTTCAGGGAAAAGTTAAATCTAGAACAGTGAATAGCTTATTTTTAGAGCAAATTCAGAGGCTTAGAGAGGAGGGTAGACTTGGATATATGCTTTCCACCCAGCAGGTTTACAATTCTCTAATAAGGTTTAATAAACACCTGAACATCTATTTCTCAGACATCGATGTTATATGGTTAAAAAGATATGAAACTTGGTTAAGGAGTGAACAGCTGGCAGAAAATACGATTGGAATAAGGTTTAGAACCTTAAGGACAATTTACAATCTAGCAATTGAGGTAAATATTGTAAAGGCAGAATACTATCCTTTTAAATCATTTAAAGTTTCTAAACTACACCAAGCTACAGCAAAAAGAGCGATTAATAAAGATGAGATATTTAAAGTTATCAATTATAATGTAGCTTCATGCTGTTTTTATAAACGCATGGCAGTAGATCTATTTACCTTCTCATATCTGATGGGAGGGATTAACTTTGTTGATATAGCTTTCCTTACTAAAGATAATCTTAATGATAGTAGACTGGTTTATGTGAGAAGAAAGACCAAAAAGTTGATTAAGCTTCCTTTGCAAGAAAAGGCAATTCATATAATTCAGAATTATCATAGTGAAAATAGGAAATATTTGTTTCCAATACTGTTTGATTCTCATAAAACAGACATGCAGAAAAGATATAGAGTGCATGATGTAATTGCAGATATAAATAGACATTTAAAGGATATAGGAAAGGAATTAGGAATTCCCATTGACCTTACTACCTATGTTGCAAGACATTCATTTGCCACAGTACTTAAACGATCTGGAGTTTCAACTTCAATCATTAGTGAATCGTTGGGGCATAGTTCTGAGAAAGTAACGCAGATTTACTTGGATAGCTTTGACAACTCACAAATGAAAGATGCAATGAGAAATTTGCTTTAA
- the argH gene encoding argininosuccinate lyase, protein MAQKLWEKSVQVNKDIEKFTVGRDREMDIYLAKHDVIGSMAHITMLQTIGLLTTDELHLLLEELKNIYFTAENGTFVIEEGVEDVHSQVELMLTRKLGDVGKKIHSGRSRNDQVLLDLKLFTRTQIHEIAEMVEQLFQVLISQSERYKEVLMPGYTHLQIAMPSSFGLWFGAYAESLVDDMMFLQAAFRMCNRNPLGSAAGYGSSFPLNRTMTTKLLGFESMNYNVVYAQMGRGKMERNVAFALASIAGTISKLAFDACMFNSQNFNFVKLPDECTTGSSIMPHKKNPDVFELTRAKCNKIQSLPQQIMMIANNLPSGYFRDLQIIKEIFIPAFQELKDCLQMTTYIMNEIKVNEHILDDDKYLLIFSVEEVNRLAAEGIPFRDAYKKVGFDIEAGKFTHEKRVNHTHEGSIGNLCNDEISLLMQKVVDEFNFCKITQAENALLGR, encoded by the coding sequence ATGGCGCAGAAACTTTGGGAGAAGAGTGTACAAGTAAACAAGGACATTGAGAAATTTACAGTTGGTCGTGATCGCGAGATGGATATATATCTTGCAAAACATGACGTAATCGGCTCGATGGCACACATTACTATGCTTCAAACCATCGGTCTGCTTACTACTGACGAGCTTCATCTTCTTCTTGAGGAACTGAAGAATATCTATTTCACTGCCGAAAACGGTACGTTTGTAATCGAAGAAGGTGTGGAGGATGTTCATTCTCAAGTTGAATTGATGTTGACTCGCAAATTGGGAGATGTCGGAAAGAAGATACATAGTGGTCGCTCAAGGAATGATCAGGTGTTATTGGATTTAAAACTCTTCACTCGAACTCAGATACACGAGATTGCTGAAATGGTGGAACAGCTGTTCCAGGTTTTAATTTCCCAGAGCGAACGATACAAAGAGGTGCTGATGCCTGGTTATACCCATCTTCAGATTGCTATGCCCTCCTCATTTGGACTGTGGTTTGGTGCTTACGCAGAAAGTCTGGTGGATGATATGATGTTTCTTCAAGCGGCATTTAGAATGTGCAACCGCAATCCGTTAGGTTCTGCTGCTGGTTATGGCTCATCATTCCCGTTAAACCGTACCATGACAACCAAATTGCTGGGATTCGAATCCATGAATTACAATGTGGTTTATGCACAGATGGGGCGTGGAAAGATGGAAAGAAATGTGGCTTTTGCTCTGGCAAGCATTGCGGGTACAATCTCTAAACTGGCCTTCGATGCCTGTATGTTCAACAGTCAGAACTTTAACTTTGTGAAACTGCCTGATGAATGTACTACTGGTTCCAGTATCATGCCGCACAAAAAGAATCCCGACGTATTTGAACTTACCCGGGCCAAATGCAATAAAATTCAGTCACTGCCGCAACAAATTATGATGATTGCGAATAATCTGCCCTCAGGATATTTCAGAGATTTGCAGATTATAAAAGAAATCTTTATTCCTGCCTTTCAGGAACTGAAAGATTGTCTGCAGATGACCACATACATTATGAATGAAATAAAAGTCAACGAGCATATACTCGATGATGATAAATATTTGCTTATCTTTAGCGTGGAAGAAGTTAATCGTCTTGCAGCTGAAGGAATTCCATTCCGGGATGCATATAAAAAGGTGGGCTTCGATATTGAAGCGGGTAAATTTACTCACGAAAAGAGAGTGAATCACACTCACGAAGGAAGTATTGGCAACCTTTGCAATGATGAAATTTCTTTGTTAATGCAGAAAGTGGTTGACGAATTTAATTTCTGCAAGATCACTCAGGCGGAAAACGCACTTTTAGGAAGATAA
- a CDS encoding ComF family protein, whose protein sequence is MNMIYLIDSFFNLLFPKSCVVCSGALAKGEEGVCIICNSRMPRTNYHLQSDNEVEQRFWGKAEVERATSFFFYNKGSDYNRILHHLKYLGDKGLGEVMGRCMGKELLASGFFQGIDLIVPVPLHPKKKRKRGYNQSEWIAQGLSRATGIPVKSDLLTRIDDGSSQTRKSVFERWENVRNAFHVNPNVEIKGKHLLLIDDVLTTGATLVSCAVILTEQADAKVSVATLAVA, encoded by the coding sequence ATGAATATGATTTACTTGATTGATTCTTTTTTTAATCTCTTGTTTCCCAAATCCTGTGTTGTTTGCAGTGGGGCTTTGGCAAAAGGAGAGGAGGGTGTCTGCATTATTTGCAACTCTCGTATGCCTCGGACGAATTACCATCTTCAGTCCGATAATGAAGTTGAGCAACGCTTTTGGGGAAAGGCTGAAGTTGAACGGGCTACCTCTTTTTTCTTTTATAACAAAGGAAGTGATTACAATCGTATTCTTCATCACCTGAAATATTTAGGGGATAAAGGATTGGGTGAAGTGATGGGGCGTTGCATGGGGAAAGAGCTTCTTGCTTCAGGCTTCTTTCAGGGAATTGATTTGATTGTTCCTGTGCCTCTTCATCCAAAGAAAAAGAGGAAACGGGGCTATAATCAAAGTGAGTGGATTGCTCAGGGGCTTTCACGGGCTACAGGCATTCCTGTAAAATCCGATCTGCTGACCAGGATTGACGATGGTAGTTCGCAGACAAGAAAGAGTGTGTTCGAACGTTGGGAAAATGTGCGCAATGCTTTTCATGTAAACCCGAATGTCGAGATAAAAGGGAAGCACTTGCTTTTAATAGATGATGTACTCACTACCGGAGCTACTCTTGTTTCATGTGCAGTGATCCTCACCGAACAGGCAGATGCAAAGGTCAGTGTTGCCACTCTTGCCGTGGCTTGA
- the pyrE gene encoding orotate phosphoribosyltransferase has product MNTLEKLFAERLLKIKAIKLQPANPFTWASGWKSPFYCDNRKTLSYPSLRNFVKIEICRLVLERFGQVDAIAGVATGAIPQGALVAEELNLPFVYVRSTPKDHGLENLIEGELRPGMKVVVVEDLISTGGSSLKAVEAIRRDGCEVIGMVAAFTYGFDVAVKAFKEAKVELVTLTNYEAVLDVALRTGYIAEDDISTLQDWRKDPAHWNPEK; this is encoded by the coding sequence ATGAATACTTTAGAGAAATTATTTGCAGAAAGACTGCTAAAGATTAAGGCCATTAAGCTGCAGCCGGCAAATCCTTTTACCTGGGCTTCAGGATGGAAATCTCCTTTTTATTGCGATAATCGCAAAACTCTTTCTTATCCATCTCTTCGCAATTTTGTTAAAATTGAGATTTGTCGTTTGGTGTTGGAAAGATTTGGTCAGGTAGACGCTATAGCAGGTGTTGCAACAGGAGCTATTCCTCAAGGAGCATTGGTTGCAGAAGAATTGAATCTGCCATTCGTTTATGTTCGTTCTACACCGAAAGATCACGGTTTAGAGAACCTGATTGAAGGAGAACTTCGTCCGGGCATGAAAGTGGTAGTGGTTGAAGACCTTATCTCAACAGGTGGTAGTAGCCTGAAAGCAGTGGAAGCTATCCGTCGTGATGGATGTGAAGTGATTGGTATGGTGGCAGCATTTACTTACGGATTTGATGTTGCAGTGAAAGCATTCAAAGAAGCCAAAGTGGAATTGGTTACTTTAACCAATTATGAAGCTGTGCTTGACGTTGCTCTTCGCACCGGCTATATTGCAGAAGATGATATTTCTACATTGCAGGACTGGAGGAAAGACCCGGCACACTGGAACCCTGAAAAATAA
- a CDS encoding regulatory protein RecX encodes MNELTEKEALNKAAAYCTASERCCSEVTSKLVQWGVDVKTQEKILKRLLDERFIDEERYCRFFVNDKFRFNKWGRMKISQALYMKKIPSSVFSRYLEEIEERDYMNVLRSLLSSKRKSIRDNDDYQLNMKLIRFALSRGFEMNIIRKCLQLSDEYDLLD; translated from the coding sequence ATGAATGAATTGACCGAAAAAGAAGCCCTGAATAAGGCTGCAGCTTATTGTACGGCATCAGAACGTTGCTGCTCTGAAGTTACCTCCAAGCTTGTTCAGTGGGGAGTAGATGTTAAAACACAAGAGAAAATCCTTAAACGCTTATTGGATGAAAGGTTTATAGATGAAGAGCGTTATTGTCGTTTCTTTGTAAACGATAAATTCCGGTTTAATAAATGGGGGCGCATGAAAATCTCCCAGGCACTTTACATGAAAAAGATTCCTTCTTCTGTTTTCTCCAGATATCTGGAAGAGATTGAAGAACGCGATTATATGAATGTACTTCGGTCTTTGCTAAGCTCGAAAAGAAAATCCATTCGTGATAACGATGATTATCAGCTTAACATGAAACTTATCAGGTTTGCTTTGAGTCGCGGCTTTGAGATGAATATAATAAGAAAATGTCTTCAGTTGTCAGATGAATATGATTTACTTGATTGA
- a CDS encoding aldo/keto reductase, translating into MGYEPATDRYSGKMQYKYCGNSGLLLPRISLGLWHNFGDVDDFGVATDMLRYAFDHGVTHFDLANNYGPSPGSAEINFGRIFRNNFDAYRDEIIVSSKAGHEMWPGPYGDRSSRKNLMASIDQSLRRTGLDYFDIFYSHRYDGITPVEETIQALIDIVKQGKALYAGISKYPPEKARIAYQMLKENGVPCLINQSRYSMFDREIENGTLSLAAEFGVGFIAFSPLAQGLLTNKYLHGIPEDSRAAKVTGFLKRDQVTEDKIAVALQLNEIAESRGQTLAQMALAWVLKDERVTSVIVGASSVKQLADNLQAVENLSFTPEEIIRIESLISPF; encoded by the coding sequence ATGGGATACGAACCTGCAACAGATCGCTATTCCGGCAAGATGCAATACAAATATTGCGGAAACAGCGGATTGTTACTTCCCCGTATTTCTTTGGGGTTGTGGCATAATTTCGGTGATGTTGACGATTTTGGTGTAGCTACCGATATGCTTAGATATGCATTTGATCATGGGGTAACCCATTTTGATCTGGCAAATAATTACGGACCGTCTCCCGGTTCTGCCGAGATTAATTTCGGAAGGATCTTCCGGAATAATTTTGATGCGTATCGTGATGAAATCATTGTTTCTTCCAAGGCGGGTCATGAAATGTGGCCAGGCCCCTATGGCGACAGAAGTTCTCGGAAAAATCTGATGGCAAGCATTGACCAGAGCCTTCGCAGGACTGGGCTTGATTACTTTGATATATTTTACTCTCATCGATACGACGGAATAACTCCGGTTGAGGAAACCATTCAGGCTCTGATTGATATAGTAAAGCAGGGGAAAGCTCTTTATGCGGGGATATCCAAGTATCCTCCAGAAAAAGCCAGGATTGCTTATCAGATGCTAAAAGAAAACGGTGTTCCATGTCTGATTAACCAATCCAGATATAGCATGTTCGATCGCGAAATTGAGAATGGTACCCTCTCCTTAGCAGCCGAATTTGGAGTTGGATTTATTGCTTTCTCGCCTCTGGCACAGGGATTGCTGACAAATAAATATCTGCATGGCATTCCAGAAGATTCCCGTGCGGCAAAGGTGACCGGTTTCCTGAAAAGAGATCAGGTCACGGAAGATAAAATAGCAGTGGCTCTGCAGTTGAATGAGATTGCAGAAAGCAGGGGGCAGACTTTAGCTCAGATGGCTCTGGCATGGGTACTGAAAGATGAAAGAGTTACCTCGGTTATTGTAGGTGCAAGTTCTGTAAAGCAATTGGCAGATAACCTTCAAGCAGTAGAGAATCTGTCGTTTACACCTGAAGAGATTATCCGGATTGAATCCTTAATTTCTCCATTTTAA
- a CDS encoding SRPBCC family protein: protein MTQFESSIKVIPYAQGRVYSKLSDLKNLEGVKDRLPADKIKDISFDSDSLSFNVAPAGQVTLRICEREPEKCIKFETTNSPLPFNLWIQIVPTATDECKVRLTIKADVNPFIKGMIQKPLKDGLEKMVEMLSQISY from the coding sequence ATGACTCAATTTGAAAGCAGTATAAAGGTTATTCCTTATGCTCAGGGACGTGTATATAGTAAACTTTCCGATTTAAAGAATTTGGAAGGAGTGAAAGATCGGTTGCCGGCAGATAAAATCAAGGATATCAGTTTTGATTCCGATAGTTTAAGTTTCAATGTAGCACCCGCAGGGCAGGTAACACTTCGTATTTGCGAACGTGAACCTGAAAAATGTATAAAGTTTGAGACAACTAACTCTCCTCTGCCGTTTAACTTATGGATACAAATTGTTCCTACTGCAACAGATGAGTGTAAAGTAAGACTAACCATCAAAGCGGATGTAAATCCATTTATTAAAGGGATGATACAAAAACCGCTGAAGGACGGTTTAGAAAAGATGGTAGAAATGCTGTCTCAAATTTCTTATTAA